A stretch of the Perca fluviatilis chromosome 17, GENO_Pfluv_1.0, whole genome shotgun sequence genome encodes the following:
- the gdnfa gene encoding glial cell line-derived neurotrophic factor has translation MKLWDVLATCLLLLSSVATRPLYQNTQPAKRTSFRSSYSDSASPSVEDEEPAFQREDHNLQDISMEDQYDIAGPYPEQFDDVMDFIEATIGRLRRSSEPSGGSKGRREQRQRGAANTGGTRGERRGHGDRRRGRSRGGKGGRGEKGKERIAVQTRGCLLKEVHLNVTDLGLGYQTKEELIFRYCSGPCVEAETNYDKILNNLTHNKKLDKDTPSRTCCRPIAFDDDLSFLDDNVVYHTLKKHSARKCGCV, from the exons ATGAAGTTATGGGATGTTTTGGCCACGTGTTTGTTGCTCCTGAGCTCTGTTGCTACACGGCCTCTCTACCAAAACACTCAGCCAGCCAAGAGGACTTCTTTCCGCAGCAGCTATAGTGATTCTGCGTCCCCGTCTGTGGAGGACGAAGAGCCAGCGTTCCAGCGTGAAGACCACAACCTGCAGGATATCTCCATGGAGGATCAAT ATGACATCGCAGGTCCCTATCCAGAGCAGTTTGATGACGTAATGGATTTTATTGAGGCTACCATTGGCAGACTCCGGAGATCGTCAGAGCCCAGCGGGGGATCCAAGGGACGGAGGGAGCAGAGACAGAGGGGAGCAGCAAACACAGGAGGCACGAGAGGCGAGAGGAGAGGACATGGCGACAGGAGGCGTGGTCGTAGTCGAGGTGGTAAAGGAGGGCGAGGCGAAAAAGGGAAGGAGAGGATAGCTGTGCAGACCCGAGGCTGCTTGCTAAAGGAGGTCCACCTCAATGTGACGGACTTGGGGTTGGGCTACCAGACTAAGGAGGAGCTGATCTTCCGGTACTGCAGCGGCCCCTGTGTGGAGGCGGAGACCAACTATGACAAGATCCTCAACAACCTCACACACAACAAGAAGTTGGACAAGGACACGCCGTCTCGCACCTGCTGTCGACCAATCGCGTTTGATGATGACTTATCTTTCTTGGACGACAATGTAGTGTATCACACGCTGAAGAAGCATTCTGCCAGGAAGTGTGGCTGTGTCTGA